Part of the Urocitellus parryii isolate mUroPar1 chromosome 2, mUroPar1.hap1, whole genome shotgun sequence genome, TGAGGCTCATGTGACTGGCCCTTCCGTGTTGGCCAGCCACCTCATCTGCACAGAAGAATCAGCCTTTGCATTAATTCTGGAGGATATGCCACTAAGGCTACACTCACTAGCAGACGTGAAACTGTGGTGCACTTTATGTCTCCTTTAGAAGACTTCCAGGGAAGATGCTGGAGACCTGCGGAGACGCTGAGCACCAGCTGACTCTGGAGCTCTCTCAGCCCGAGGTCCTCATTGAGAAGGAGATCGTGGACCCTCTCTATGGCATAGCAGAGGTGGAGATTCCCAACATCCAGAAACAGAGGAAACAGCTGGCTAAATTGGTGTTGGATTGGGACTCGGTCCGAGCCAGGTGGAACCAAGCTCACAAATCTTCAGGAATCAACTTTCAGGGGCTTCCATCAAAAATAGATACCTTAAAGGAAGAGATGGATGAAGCTGGAAATAAAGTAGAACAGTGCAAGGATCAACTTGCAGCAGACATGTACAACTTCATGGCCAAGGAAGGAGAGTTCGGCAAATTCTTTGTTACGTTACTATAAGCCCAAGCAGATTACCATAGAAAAGCATTAGCAGTCTTAGAAAAGGCCCTTCCCGAAATGCGAGCCCATCAAGATAAGTGGGCAGAAAAGCCAGCCTTTGGGACGCCTTTGGAAGAGCACATGAAGCGGATTGGGCGTGAGATCGCGCTTCCCATTGAAGCCTGTGTCATGCTGCTCCTGGAGACCGGCATGAAGGAGGAGGGCCTTTTCCGAATCGGGGCTGGAGCCTCCAAGTTAAAGAAGCTGAAAGCCGCTTTGGATTGTTCTACTTCTCACCTGGACGAGTTCTACTCAGACCCCCATGCTGTAGCAGGTGCTTTGAAGTCCTACCTACGGGAATTGCCTGAACCTCTGATGACTTTTAATCTGTATGAGGAGTGGACACAAGTGGCAAGTGTGCAGGATCAGGACAAAAAACTTCAAGATTTATGGAGAACATGTCAGAAGTTGCCACCACAGAATTTTGTTAACTTTAGGTATTTAATCAAGTTCCTTGCGAAGCTCGCTCAGACTAGTGACATTAATAAAATGACTCCTAGCAACATTGCAATCGTGTTAGGCCCTAATTTGTTATGGGCCAAAAATGAAGGAACACTGGCTGAAATGGCAGCGGCCACATCCGTCCATGTGGTTGCAGTGATTGAGCCCATCATCCAGCACGCAGACTGGTTCTTCCCTGAAGAGGTGGAGTTTAATGTATCAGAAGCATTCGTGCCTCTCGCCACCC contains:
- the LOC144250404 gene encoding LOW QUALITY PROTEIN: rho GTPase-activating protein 17-like (The sequence of the model RefSeq protein was modified relative to this genomic sequence to represent the inferred CDS: substituted 1 base at 1 genomic stop codon), which codes for MKKQFNRMKQLANQTVGRAEKTEVLSEDLLQIERRLDTVRSMCHHSHKRLLACFQGQHGTDAERRHKKLPLTALAQNMQEASTQLEDSLLGRKMLETCGDAEHQLTLELSQPEVLIEKEIVDPLYGIAEVEIPNIQKQRKQLAKLVLDWDSVRARWNQAHKSSGINFQGLPSKIDTLKEEMDEAGNKVEQCKDQLAADMYNFMAKEGEFGKFFVTLLXAQADYHRKALAVLEKALPEMRAHQDKWAEKPAFGTPLEEHMKRIGREIALPIEACVMLLLETGMKEEGLFRIGAGASKLKKLKAALDCSTSHLDEFYSDPHAVAGALKSYLRELPEPLMTFNLYEEWTQVASVQDQDKKLQDLWRTCQKLPPQNFVNFRYLIKFLAKLAQTSDINKMTPSNIAIVLGPNLLWAKNEGTLAEMAAATSVHVVAVIEPIIQHADWFFPEEVEFNVSEAFVPLATPNSNHSSAVPAPGRNSSQMTSGQSQAQAGASSHQLSVGPVHNAAGPNPHTLRRAVKKPAAAPHKPGNPPLGHHRGLSAPGASQLPPSLSPKPSARSPSPPPQHTGPAPGQPSATSQLSAPRRYFSSLSPIQAPSHPPPQPPTQATLQGEHGLEQPPHTPPQTPTPPSTPPLGKQNSNLPAAQTHGTLPRPRPVPKPRN